The DNA region ATAATTTAGAGTCAAGTGAGTTTGAAACTATCAATACTGAATCTTCGAAACTTAGTTTTCTTTCACTCATTAATAATATTATTTTTGAGAATGCAATATTAACTTCTTTAATATCACTGTTTATGATTTCATTAATTGATTCTATAACAGAACGACCAGAATTTAATGATAAAACCATAATATATAGTGCTTTTGGTAAATTTTTTTCAAATTTGTCTATTTTATTTTCATAAAGTATTGATGGGATAACCATTAGGCTAAATAAATACATGAATGTTAATATTAGCGTACTTTTAATGGAAAAATTTAGAAATATTTTAAAAATTAATGGAACAAAGGACGTTAGTAATATGGCAATTAGGAAATTTTTTTCAGTGATGTTAAAACCTGATTTTTTTAGGATATATAAATTTCTTCGTACTGCATAATTATATAATTTTTCAAAATCCATATTACCCCTCATTCTATTTTCATCTTTATAAATATCCCGAATACGATAGTTGATAAAGGTCCTATTTTAAATAAAACTAATTCTACGGCGTTTATAACTCCTTCATAACCTTGTTGGCCACCTAATGAAGCTTGCAATAAACCTGCAAATGGTAATATTAAACCTGCACCAAATACTAAGTTTCCTAAGTTTCCTATTTGGAATTTTGCAGAATCTATTTTGGACATTGAGGATCTTACAATATCAGTATATAAATTTTCCAATAATAGCTGGGTTCCCCCTTTACTAGAGGATATTATAAGTTGAGAGTATAATTCTTTCATTAGATTTACTTTGGTTCTAGTCCTGGCTCTTTCAAGAGCTCCTTCAAAACTATACCCGCCATTGTCAATATCTTTTATAATATTCCTAAATTCATAAGATGGAATACCATATTCTGGGTTATCTGCAATATTTTTAATAGATTCTTGCACTGAAGCGCCCGAATTTAGCATTGAAATAATATGCAATAGAGTCATTAATATTTGAATTTTAATTTCCCCTTTAAATAAAGTTAATTTAATTTTTGGATAAAATATACTACCTAACATAATTATTATAAAAAATGTGAGGCCATTTAGAACGCCGCCTATAAAGTTTCCAAAAACCGTTTCAAATACGATTAAAAATACTGAAACTATTATCGAGGTCATAATTGCTTTTAAAAAATATAATCTTTCGTCGCCAATACCTGCATATTGGTAATCACGACGAGATGGGAAAATCGATGTTTTAGTTACAAAGTCACTAAAAGAACTAGCATAAGCACCCATGACCCCTTGACTAGGTTTATCATATAGTAACTCATCTAAATTAATATCTAAATCACTAGAATCTTCTTCAATATATGCTTCATAAAATTGAATTTCATCATCATCTTTTTTGGTATTTTCGAATATTTTTTTCAGATATTCTGACCTTTGAAGGGCATATTTATTTTTTTTAGAATTGTAATTAAATATGTAATAAATCATATCTTTTATTTCATTTATTAATCCGGTTTCCTTTCGTTCTGAAACTGTCTTTTTTTTCATAATATACCTTATATCATTTTTAAGATAGATTCTGGATTTTCTTGATACCTTCTTACAATTTCACTAACTTTTTTAATGTCGGTTATGTCGTTATTAGACATGTAGTCTAATACTCTTTTCCTGTTCGCCCTATCTACCAATAGTTCATCTCTCGTTATTCCTGTTATTTTACAAACTTCATCTTCCCACATACAAATACCTACTTTCTCAATTCCGTCAGTGGCACCGTTATATTTGTATAATTCTGTTTTGGTGATTTCATCACCCTGTCCGCCGACTTCTACGACACCAAGTATTCTTCGCACTGTTTTTTTATTTCTTTTTATACGTTGCTGATTTATTATGAAGTTTATGGATGATAGCATTATTTTTGGAACATTCATGGGTGGATTTATTAATCTAATCATTGCTTCGTCGGCACTGTTGGCGTGCAAAGTACCCGAACAACCGTCGTGACCGGTGTTCATAGCTACGAGTAAGGAATGGGCTTCTGCACCCCTAACTTCACCAACATAGATACGATCTGGTCTCATCCTTAATGAGTTTTTAATTAAATCATCCATTGTTATTTCATAATTATCAATACCTGGTCTCCCGGGTCTTGTAATCATTTTTATTGTATGATCTAAAGGTATTTGCAATTCTGGCGTATCTTCTATCGTAATTAATCTATCATTATACATTGAAAACATAGAAACTACGTTAAGTGTTGTGGTTTTACCAGAGCCTGTACCGCCTACAATTAAGGTATTTGCAGGTTTTGCACCAAAATATCCTTCAACCGCTTGCCAAATAAATGCTCCTAATTCTGAATCTATTGTATTATATTTAATTAAATTAACAATAGTTAGTGGATTCTTACTAAATTTACGAATAGTTAATGTATTACCCATTGTAGTTATATCGGAAGTAGTAGCATTTACCCTGCTCCCATCGGGTAAATAAGCATCTAACATCGGTATCCTAGAATCTATATTCCTACCAGCTAAATAAGCAATACTATCAATTACTCGGGCTAGTTCTGATTTATCCAGTACAATATTTGTTTTACACATTTGATATTTTCTATGGAATATATATACTGGTATATCTACCCCATTTATCATTATCTCTTCCAATTCTGGGTCATTTATTAATATTTCTATTAAACCTAATTTTCCAATTATTAAGTAAAAATATTGGGATATATAATGTATTTCAATATCTTTTATTTTTATATTATTTTTTAGAAAATAATTTTTTAAATAACCCTGTATCTGACCTATGCTATTTAATTCACTATCTGATAATTCAGTTTTTAATTCTTTAAGCATATCAGGAGTTAATTTTGATAGTGCAGAGTTTATATAATTTATATTAGAGATGTTGTACTTTTTAATTCCTTCTTTTTTTTCTATCGATATGTTAAAATCTAATTTATCAATATTTATCAAATATTTATCAAGTAAGCTAGATTTTAAATCGTCAATTGGGTTAAGTTTATTTAACCTGCTTGTATTTTTTTCACTAATTTTAATTCTATTGTTTGTACTATTTGTACTATTTGGACGAGGTTCAAATTTTTCTATATTGTTGTCTTCAAATTTTTTATTTTCTTTTTTTTGAATCCTATCAAAAAGCCCCATTTTTTCACCCTTATTGGGTTATAATGTAACGTCGATATCTAAATGTTCTGTTAGTTCTTTGTATCTATTTCTTATGGTAACTTCAGTTACTCCTGCTACATCGGCAACTTCTCTCTGAGTTCTTCTAGTACCTTGCAAAACACTTGCAATATAGATTGCTGCTGCAGCTACTCCTGTAGGTCCTCTACCACTAGTTAATCCTTTCTTACCAGCATCTTTTAATATAGATATGGCTTTTGATTCTACTTCTCCAGGTAATTTAAGCTCTGAAGCGAATCTTGGTACATAATCCACAGGATTTGTTGGTGCTAATCTAATATTCAATTCTCTAGATATGAATCTGTAGGTTCTACCTATTTCTTTTCTATCTACTCTCGATACTTCAGCTATTTCATCTAAAGTTCTAGGTACTTTACATCTCCTACATGCTGCATATAGTGCTGCTGCAGCTACCCCTTCAATACTTCTTCCTCTAATTAATCCTTTTTCAACAGCTCCTCTATACAATACTGCGGCATTTTCCCTTACGTTTCTTGGCAATCCTAGTTTTGAAGCGATTCTATCTAATTCAGATAATGCAAATGCTAAGTTTCTTTCTGAAGCGTCTGAAACTCTAATTCTTCTTTGCCATTTCCTTAATCTGTATAACTGTGCTCTTTTATCTGCGGAAATATCTTTACCATAGCTATCTTTGTTTCTCCAGTCTATAACGGTTGATAAACCTTTATCGTGGATAGTATAGGTCATAGGAGCCCCTACCCTACTTCTTTTAACACGTTGTTCATGGTCGAAGGCTCTCCATTCTGGCCCTACATCAAATAGATTTTGCTGTAAAACACAACCGCAAACTTCACAAATTATTTCAGCTCTTTCGTAATCCTTTATAATGTTTTTACTATTACATACGGGACAAATTAATTCTTCTTCTTTTTCAAGAATTACATTTTTATTTGAATAATCTTCGGGGTTTACAATAGATATTTTCTTTTGCTCGAGCCTTTTTTTACTTTGGGTTATAGATTCAGTTTTCATAATAACACCACTTAATTCTTACGGGCTTTCTTATTCCAGTATGTTTTTTTTGAGTTATTTTTAGGTTTTATTGATACGTATTTATTTTTCAATGCTAACTCAGCTTTTGCATCATCATCAGGTATTATTTTAACATAGGGTCGAGTTATAGGGCCAAATATGTCATATATGATGCCAATTTTCAAAAATTTTTTATTTTCTGTTATTCCCACTATCGATCCGATAGGAATCTGATTTTTACCAAGGCCTATTAATTTTCCTTTAGGTGTTTCATGCAGAAGTTCTATTTTTTCCAAAAATATTCCTCCAAAATAACCATTCATATATTTAATTTATTAAATTAATAAGTATTTTATTTAATTAATAATATATAGTTTGTACCTATTAATATATATATGTTTCGAAAACTTTATATAGAATATTAATGAAGCATTAAGGATTATATTAAGTTTTTTAAACTACATTATCAAAAGGTTTGGTATTATTATGTTATTTTATAATAGGGATATACAAAACAAGTAGATGTTTGATTAAAGGTGGAAATGTCCTTAAAAATAGTATTAAATTAATATTATCATATTTATTAATTTAACTTTACATTATTTTTTATATTATTTTACACATATAGTATGCTATTATTGAATTAATATTATATTGTATGTTTATACTCACATATTGGAATTTATGTATTAAGGGATAATAATATATAGGTGGTAATAGATGAATAATTATGATATTGAATATAGAAAACTAGAACACTTAATAGTTTGTGAACATTGTAATGTAGAATATAAAAAAGGAACTCTCTTAAATAATGTGGAATTAGTTCATAATGGAGTATCTAAAAGCTCACTAGATGATTTGGATACGTCCATAGAGTTATTTGGAAAAAAATTAGATGCACCGATTATAGTCGCCGGAATAACCGGTGGGCATGCAGTTGCAAAAGAAGTTAATAAAAACATTGCAATCGCAGTCGAAGAAATGAATTTAGGTATGGGATTAGGCTCTCAAAGAGCTGCTATCGCTAAAAAAGGATTGGAAGATACTTATTCGGTAGTTAGGGACTATACTTCTTCACTTGTTATTGGAAATTTGGGTGCAGTTAATTTTACGAAGGATAATTGGAATTATGAGACTGTAAAAAAAGCAGTAGATATAATAGATGCAGATGCAATGGCCATACATTTTAATCCTCTTCAGGAGGCAATACAACCCGAAGGGGATACGGATTTTAGGAATTTGGACTATTTATCTGATGTAATCAAAGATTATAAAAAATATTTTGGAAATATGCCTTTCATTGCAAAGCAAGTTGGCGAAGGGTTTTGTCAAAAAGATGGATTATATCTGAATAAATTAGGATTTGATGCCATAGATGTAGGTGGAAGTGGTGGTACTTCATGGTCTGCAGTTGAATATTATCGGGTAAAGGATTATGAACATAAAAAATTGTCTGAAAAATATTTAGAGTGGGGAATTCCTACCGCAGCTTCGATATTGGATGTTAGAAAATCATTTTCTAAACCATTAATAGCCACAGGCGGAATTAGATCTGGTATAGATATAGCAAAATCTTTGGCTTTAGGTGCAAACTGTTGTGGTATTGCGCTACCAGTTTTAAAAGCAGCGATGAAATCCCCTGAAGAAGTTATTAAATTATTTGAAAGTTTAATTAAGGAACTTAAAATAACTATGTTCTTAACAGGATGTAATAACATAAATGAATTAAATTCCGCAAGATATATTATAAACGGAGAGTTAAAAAATTGGATTAATTAATAAGACTAATTAATAATTATCCATTTATCAAATAAAGTTAAAATTAGTAACATTGATAACAAATAATTCTATAATTAATATTGTATTGATTATTATGAATTTTATATATTTTCATATTCATGATTATATCATACAACAATCACATGTTCACTGCTATATATTAGTGTCTCAAAGGATGTGATATTTTGCAATTGGAAGTAGTTGCCATAGGAGGCTATGAGGAAGTCGGTAGAAATATGACCGCAGTTAATATTGACGGAGAAATTATAATATTTGACATGGGTATTAGGTTAGATAGGATAATGATTCATGAAGATACCGATATTTCAAAGATGCATAGCTTAAATTTAATTGAAATGGGTGTTATACCTGACGATACTGTAATGAAAAATATAGAAGGGGAAGTTAAGGCAATAGTATTAACTCACGGGCATTTGGATCACATAGGTGCAGTAACTAAATTAGCACATAGATATAACGCTCCAGTTATCGGTACGCCATACACCTTGGAATTAGTTAAAAGAGAAATATTAAGTGAAAAAAAATTCGATGTTAGAAATCCATTAATCACATTGGAAAATGGTAATAAATTAGAAATTACACCTAATATAACATTGGAATTTGTAAAAGTAACTCACAGTATACCTGATTCAACAATGGCAGTATTACACACACCATATGGTGCAGTAGTATATGCTAATGACTTTAAATTTGATAATTTCCCAGTTGTTGGAGAAAAACCAGATTACAAAGCTATTAAAAAAGTTGGAAAACAAGGCGTAGTTGCAATGATTTCCGAAAGTACCCGTGTAGGATACGAGGGAAAAACTCCTTCTGAAGGTGTTGCAGCTAGTTTATTGAAGAATGACTTATTAGGTACTGATAATGATAAAAATGCAGTCGTTGTAACTACATTTTCTTCACACATTGCTAGGATTAAATCCATAACTGATGCAGCAGTTAAAATGGGTAGAACGCCTGTTTTAGTGGGTAGATCAATGGCAAAATATTGTGGTATCGCTCAAGATATTGGTATTGTAAAATTCCCAAAGGAAACTAAAATATGTTGGGATCCTTCCTCAATAGATAAGACTTTCAACACAATCATGAAAGAAGGTAAAGAAAATTATTTAATGATTGTAACCGGCCACCAAGGTGAAGAAGGTGCGGTTTTATCAAGAATGGTTACTAACAAAACACCTTTTAAATTTGAAAAATATGACCAAGTTGTATTTTCAGCAGATGTGATTCCTAACCCTATGAATTCAGCACAAAGGTACCTTTTAGAGGCTCGTTTGAAACTTTTAGGCGTTAGACTTTTCAAAGGTGCACACGTATCTGGTCACGCTGCTAAAGAAGATCACAGGGATATATTAAGATGGTTAAATCCAGAACACTTGATTCCATCACACGGTGACTTCAACTTGACTTCTGAATATGCTAAATTAGCTGAAGAAGAAGGTTATAGATTAGGTGACGATGTTCACTTACTTAGAAATGGTCAAAGTTTGAAATTTGAAAGAGTAATTTAATTATTTCATTAATACCATTTTATATGTTAGTTAAAATATTTAATTAATAAAATAATATTTTAATTAATTTTATTTCATATTTGATATTATTATATTGTTTGTAAAGATTATACTTTGTTTAGGTTTATACGAATCATTTATCACATTGTTTAATAATATTAATAAGATATTCTTCTTATTAGAGGTGCAATATGTTTAATGAAGAAATTTTAAATAATATGTCTAAAGAGCTTGAAAAATATTTTGAAAAGGATTCTAATTTATATAATGCGTCAAAACACTTATTGTTAGCAGGCGGTAAGAGAATAAGACCTTATTTATCAATAATGGCTTATAATCTTAAAAAAGATGACCTCGAAACCATAATGGCTCCCGCTTTATCCGTAGAGTTAATTCATAACTATACGTTGGTGCATGATGATATAATGGACAATGATGACGAACGTAGGGGTAAGCCTACAGTTCATAAGGTTTATGGTGAGCCTATTGCAATATTGGCAGGCGATTTATTATACGCAAAGGCATTTGAAGCTTTATCTACTATTGAAGATAGTGTAAAAGCCCATAAGGTTTTAAAAGTGTTATCAAAGGCATGTGTTGAAGTTTGCGAAGGTCAAACTGATGACATGGAATTTGAAGATAAATTCCCATCAATGGACCAATATGTGGATATGATATCCAAAAAAACAGGTGCTTTAATTGAGGCGCCTATTTTAATCGGTGCAATAATGGCAGATTGTACAGAGGAAGAAACAGAAGCTCTCTATCAATACTCTAAAAGAATTGGTATTAACTTCCAAATCCAAGATGATATTTTGGATTTAATAGGGGATCAAAAAACAATTGGAAAACCAGTGGGTAGTGATATATTAAGTGGTAAGAAAACCATGATGGTAATTCATGCCTTAGATACGCTTTCAGAGGATAATAAAGAAAGATTATTGCAAATATTAGGTAATGAAAGTGCAACTAGTGAAGAAGTAGCTGAAGCAATTAATATATTAGGTAATTCAATAAATTATGCTAAAAATTTAATGAATGAATCAACAGTTGAAGCTAAAGAATTCTTAAAGATATTTGACGAAGATAAAAGAAAACCTTTGGAAGATATTGCAGATTTCATCGTTTCAAGAATTAAATAGGGTTATTTTATAAATAATTTAAAATTAGCTCTTTTAATATTATTTATTTTTAAAATATATTTGGTATAATATCTTGTTTTAATTAATTTAATTATTTATTTTATTTATTTTTTATAAAACTTATAATGTGATAAATGTGAAAATTTCTAAAATATATGTTGAAAATGAAGTAACTGAGAAGAATAAGTCTGAAGAAAAAATAGCCATATCTGAAAATCAAATTATATTTTTAAATGCTGACGAAGATATTAGTAATTATGAAAATGATTATAAAATATTCTATAAAGTTAGATATGATGATATAAGAGAGTATATAGGCGATGACGTTTTAAAAAAAGATGTATTCGTGAAATATCCTGGAAATCATACTTTTACACACATTAAGGCAGGAACTTTTGTGACTTGTGTTGTAGCAGACTCTAAAACTACCTATCCTGTATTAGAAGCAGGTAGTACTATACTGCAAGATGGTATATTGGCAACATTAAAAAGTAAAAAAGGCGTTATTAGATATTTAAAAAGTCCAGTTTCGGGAACTTTATTTTTTATGAATGAATTATTCGAAGGCGATAGAAGTATCTATATTTTCGCAATTGTGGAAAATTCTGAAAATTTATGAATTAAAATATAATATTTAATATTAATTTTATTTTTCAATTTTTGTTGCATTGTATTGGTGAGTCCAAGAACCGCTAATTTGCCCTTTTTTTGCCATACTACCCAATATTTTAATAGTTTCTCTATCTAATTCTGTAGGCTTTTCATTTTCAAAATAAGTTCCAGGTAATGGCATAAAATAATGTGCATGAACTTTTCCATTCTTTTTTATAATGTATTTCATTAATTCAATACTTCTTATTCTATTTTCCATAGTTTCATTAGGGAATCCAAAAATAAAGTCTACTTTAGGCATTAATTTATTTTTTTTACATAAGTCAACTGCATTTATTACATCATTTGCCGTATGACCCCTCCGGATATAATTTAACATTTCTTCGCAACCACTTTGGGCTCCAAAGTGCAGATATTTATTGTCGCAATAAGTTACTATTAAATTCAAAGTATCCTCACTGATAAATTCAGGCCGTACTTCTGATGGAAATGTGCCCAAAAATAAACGTTCTTTATATATGGAAAGTTTTTTTAATAGTTCTTCTAGTTTTTCAAGATTTGGTTTAGTTGCGTATTTAGAGCCATAAGATAGTGCATTTGGCGTTACAAATCTTATATCCTTCATATTTTTTACAATCTTGATGATATCTTCAATAGATCTATGTCTTATCTTTTTTCCAAATATTTGAGGGGTTTGGCAAAATCTACAGTTGTAAGGACAACCTCTAGTTATTTCAATTGGTGCTAAGGGATATATTTCATCATAGCCTTTGAAAGAATCGATAGGCATACCTTTGATAATATTGTTTTCAATATATTGATTGTTATTGATTTTATTTATTAAATCAGGTAATGTTATTTCACCTTCTCCGATAAGAACATAATCAAAGCCCATTTTTAAAGTATCTTCTGGAGCACCTGACGCATGTGCCCCTCCTGCTATTAATATCAAATTTTTAAAGTTATTTCTTAAAATATTTATTTCCTTCAACACTTCCGGTTGCTGTAGCGTCATAAATGAATAAATTATTATATTTTTTGAATTTATCACTTTAAAACAACATGATTTGTTTTTTTCACTTTCATTTCTTTTTAAAGTATATATTAATTCATCTAAATTATTGAATAATATTCCTTTTGTTAATGGATACAATTTAGAAATACTATATTTATTTTTTGAAGTTAGTCGATATCCAATCATAAACTTAAATAACCAGAAATACTATATAAATTAGATGGATTTTAGGATAGAGGTGTAATATTGAAAAAAAGACCATCACTATGTATAAAAATACATTACCCTGGAAGCGTTTTAGAAGGCGAATTTGATTTTGAAGCAGTAGTTAACCTTAAAGATAAGTATTTAAAATATTTGGATACTGGAAAGCATAAAGGAACTGTTTTATTCAACGAAGATACTAAAAAATTTGTCATTGTTAACTTTAGGGAGATATGTGCCATAGAAGTTGATAAAACTTTAATTTTCATGGACGAATATGAAAGAGAATGGGATAAAGTTTCAAGATTTAAATATAATTTATAATTGTATCTATGAATTATATCTGTAATTTTATGAATTTATGGCTAAATATTTATACTATATATTATCTATATCTCAATAACTAATATTTTTAAAATTCACACATATGGTGTAATTATGGCAAAAATAGCAAAAAATGCGACGATAATTGGTAAAGTCGTTTTTGAAGAGAATGTAAATGTATGGTATGGTGCGGTTATTCGTGCAGATATGAATACAATTTCTATTAAAAAGAATTCAAATATCCAAGATAACTGTGTTGTACACTGTTCTAAAGATCACCCTACGATAATTGGCGAAGGCGTTTCAATAGGTCACTGTGCAGTAATTCACGGATGCGATATCGGTAATAATGTATTAGTGGGAATGAATTCTACAATTTTAAACGGTGCTAAAATCGGAGATAATTGTATTATAGGTGCAAACGCTTTGGTTCCTCAAAATAAAGAAATACCCGCTAATAGTTTAGTAATGGGCGTTCCTGCAAAAGTTATTAGGTCATTAACTGAAGAAGAAGTATTATCTATTAAGAAAAATGCTGAACAATATCTTGAAATATCAAAAGAATTATAATTATAAAAACTGTTTAATTGTAAATATATAGTCATATAAATTTTATAAATTAAATTTTTATACATAACATTGTAATACATCTTTATACTATAAAATTATAAATGATTTAAGGTGGTATCATGGATAAAATTAGCATTGGAATGGTAATAGCTGAATTTAATAGAGATATTACATTTATGATGGAAAAACTAGCGGAAGAGCATGCAGACTTTTTAGGTGCCGATATAAAATATAAAATAATGGTTCCTGGAGCATATGACATGCCTATAGCAATACAACAAATGCTCGAAAAAGATGATGTAGATGCAGTTGTTACAATTGGCTGTGTTATTGAAGGAGATACTGAACACGATGAAATAGTTGTTCAGAATGCCGCAAGAAAAATCACTGATTTATCATTAGATTATAAAAAGCCTGTAGCTTTAGGTATATCCGGACCTGGAATGACAAGATTACAAGCTGAAGAAAGAATTGATTACGGTAAAAGAGCAGTTGAGTCTGCAGTTAAAATGGTTAAAAGACTTAAAAATTTATAATTTTATAATTTTAACAAAATAGTC from Methanococcus voltae includes:
- a CDS encoding type II/IV secretion system ATPase subunit — its product is MGLFDRIQKKENKKFEDNNIEKFEPRPNSTNSTNNRIKISEKNTSRLNKLNPIDDLKSSLLDKYLINIDKLDFNISIEKKEGIKKYNISNINYINSALSKLTPDMLKELKTELSDSELNSIGQIQGYLKNYFLKNNIKIKDIEIHYISQYFYLIIGKLGLIEILINDPELEEIMINGVDIPVYIFHRKYQMCKTNIVLDKSELARVIDSIAYLAGRNIDSRIPMLDAYLPDGSRVNATTSDITTMGNTLTIRKFSKNPLTIVNLIKYNTIDSELGAFIWQAVEGYFGAKPANTLIVGGTGSGKTTTLNVVSMFSMYNDRLITIEDTPELQIPLDHTIKMITRPGRPGIDNYEITMDDLIKNSLRMRPDRIYVGEVRGAEAHSLLVAMNTGHDGCSGTLHANSADEAMIRLINPPMNVPKIMLSSINFIINQQRIKRNKKTVRRILGVVEVGGQGDEITKTELYKYNGATDGIEKVGICMWEDEVCKITGITRDELLVDRANRKRVLDYMSNNDITDIKKVSEIVRRYQENPESILKMI
- a CDS encoding transcription initiation factor IIB; the protein is MKTESITQSKKRLEQKKISIVNPEDYSNKNVILEKEEELICPVCNSKNIIKDYERAEIICEVCGCVLQQNLFDVGPEWRAFDHEQRVKRSRVGAPMTYTIHDKGLSTVIDWRNKDSYGKDISADKRAQLYRLRKWQRRIRVSDASERNLAFALSELDRIASKLGLPRNVRENAAVLYRGAVEKGLIRGRSIEGVAAAALYAACRRCKVPRTLDEIAEVSRVDRKEIGRTYRFISRELNIRLAPTNPVDYVPRFASELKLPGEVESKAISILKDAGKKGLTSGRGPTGVAAAAIYIASVLQGTRRTQREVADVAGVTEVTIRNRYKELTEHLDIDVTL
- a CDS encoding TIGR04013 family B12-binding domain/radical SAM domain-containing protein, which codes for MIGYRLTSKNKYSISKLYPLTKGILFNNLDELIYTLKRNESEKNKSCCFKVINSKNIIIYSFMTLQQPEVLKEINILRNNFKNLILIAGGAHASGAPEDTLKMGFDYVLIGEGEITLPDLINKINNNQYIENNIIKGMPIDSFKGYDEIYPLAPIEITRGCPYNCRFCQTPQIFGKKIRHRSIEDIIKIVKNMKDIRFVTPNALSYGSKYATKPNLEKLEELLKKLSIYKERLFLGTFPSEVRPEFISEDTLNLIVTYCDNKYLHFGAQSGCEEMLNYIRRGHTANDVINAVDLCKKNKLMPKVDFIFGFPNETMENRIRSIELMKYIIKKNGKVHAHYFMPLPGTYFENEKPTELDRETIKILGSMAKKGQISGSWTHQYNATKIEK
- a CDS encoding polyprenyl synthetase family protein; translation: MFNEEILNNMSKELEKYFEKDSNLYNASKHLLLAGGKRIRPYLSIMAYNLKKDDLETIMAPALSVELIHNYTLVHDDIMDNDDERRGKPTVHKVYGEPIAILAGDLLYAKAFEALSTIEDSVKAHKVLKVLSKACVEVCEGQTDDMEFEDKFPSMDQYVDMISKKTGALIEAPILIGAIMADCTEEETEALYQYSKRIGINFQIQDDILDLIGDQKTIGKPVGSDILSGKKTMMVIHALDTLSEDNKERLLQILGNESATSEEVAEAINILGNSINYAKNLMNESTVEAKEFLKIFDEDKRKPLEDIADFIVSRIK
- a CDS encoding Gar1/Naf1 family protein, encoding MEKIELLHETPKGKLIGLGKNQIPIGSIVGITENKKFLKIGIIYDIFGPITRPYVKIIPDDDAKAELALKNKYVSIKPKNNSKKTYWNKKARKN
- the fni gene encoding type 2 isopentenyl-diphosphate Delta-isomerase; translated protein: MNNYDIEYRKLEHLIVCEHCNVEYKKGTLLNNVELVHNGVSKSSLDDLDTSIELFGKKLDAPIIVAGITGGHAVAKEVNKNIAIAVEEMNLGMGLGSQRAAIAKKGLEDTYSVVRDYTSSLVIGNLGAVNFTKDNWNYETVKKAVDIIDADAMAIHFNPLQEAIQPEGDTDFRNLDYLSDVIKDYKKYFGNMPFIAKQVGEGFCQKDGLYLNKLGFDAIDVGGSGGTSWSAVEYYRVKDYEHKKLSEKYLEWGIPTAASILDVRKSFSKPLIATGGIRSGIDIAKSLALGANCCGIALPVLKAAMKSPEEVIKLFESLIKELKITMFLTGCNNINELNSARYIINGELKNWIN
- a CDS encoding RNase J family beta-CASP ribonuclease, translated to MQLEVVAIGGYEEVGRNMTAVNIDGEIIIFDMGIRLDRIMIHEDTDISKMHSLNLIEMGVIPDDTVMKNIEGEVKAIVLTHGHLDHIGAVTKLAHRYNAPVIGTPYTLELVKREILSEKKFDVRNPLITLENGNKLEITPNITLEFVKVTHSIPDSTMAVLHTPYGAVVYANDFKFDNFPVVGEKPDYKAIKKVGKQGVVAMISESTRVGYEGKTPSEGVAASLLKNDLLGTDNDKNAVVVTTFSSHIARIKSITDAAVKMGRTPVLVGRSMAKYCGIAQDIGIVKFPKETKICWDPSSIDKTFNTIMKEGKENYLMIVTGHQGEEGAVLSRMVTNKTPFKFEKYDQVVFSADVIPNPMNSAQRYLLEARLKLLGVRLFKGAHVSGHAAKEDHRDILRWLNPEHLIPSHGDFNLTSEYAKLAEEEGYRLGDDVHLLRNGQSLKFERVI
- a CDS encoding type II secretion system F family protein; translation: MDFEKLYNYAVRRNLYILKKSGFNITEKNFLIAILLTSFVPLIFKIFLNFSIKSTLILTFMYLFSLMVIPSILYENKIDKFEKNLPKALYIMVLSLNSGRSVIESINEIINSDIKEVNIAFSKIILLMSERKLSFEDSVLIVSNSLDSKLFKQLGRLIIENRKYGGNLAESLSTLAKTLEDLTNLKNQLLSVASNGLSVGIIILCIMIPATAGLVGSFLNLISAISSTATAVHPEQISRTIEIIQIGTGIFGFLVAVPMFGIKLNRMIIMSTVCMTLGIVAFYVVYNLSIIIFT
- a CDS encoding DUF2118 domain-containing protein, with amino-acid sequence MKISKIYVENEVTEKNKSEEKIAISENQIIFLNADEDISNYENDYKIFYKVRYDDIREYIGDDVLKKDVFVKYPGNHTFTHIKAGTFVTCVVADSKTTYPVLEAGSTILQDGILATLKSKKGVIRYLKSPVSGTLFFMNELFEGDRSIYIFAIVENSENL
- a CDS encoding type II secretion system F family protein, whose amino-acid sequence is MKKKTVSERKETGLINEIKDMIYYIFNYNSKKNKYALQRSEYLKKIFENTKKDDDEIQFYEAYIEEDSSDLDINLDELLYDKPSQGVMGAYASSFSDFVTKTSIFPSRRDYQYAGIGDERLYFLKAIMTSIIVSVFLIVFETVFGNFIGGVLNGLTFFIIIMLGSIFYPKIKLTLFKGEIKIQILMTLLHIISMLNSGASVQESIKNIADNPEYGIPSYEFRNIIKDIDNGGYSFEGALERARTRTKVNLMKELYSQLIISSSKGGTQLLLENLYTDIVRSSMSKIDSAKFQIGNLGNLVFGAGLILPFAGLLQASLGGQQGYEGVINAVELVLFKIGPLSTIVFGIFIKMKIE